A stretch of the Vulcanisaeta souniana JCM 11219 genome encodes the following:
- a CDS encoding dienelactone hydrolase family protein, protein MPREEYIRYRTSDGSELTAFQATPDTPYKSAVIVIHEIFGITEFIKNTTKRLAGLGYLAIAPNLYSRNASVFTEQNIAGIMRRFWSLPPERRADPKAINELMSTLSQTEREIVQELAINRETTEERMVRDIVDTHNYVKSTYRVERMGIIGFCMGGGLAFEASTRAPFDASVIYYGRNPRNINDIAKIKGAILTIYASEDPAINQGIPDLIKAVLTHKPRFEMAFYPGTYHAFATEGGPAYNEVAAKDAWERTVNFFRKHLG, encoded by the coding sequence ATGCCAAGGGAAGAATACATAAGGTACAGGACGAGCGACGGTAGCGAATTAACCGCATTCCAAGCAACACCGGACACGCCGTATAAGTCAGCCGTGATCGTGATACACGAAATATTCGGAATCACGGAATTCATAAAAAACACTACCAAGAGATTGGCGGGCCTCGGCTACCTAGCCATCGCACCAAACCTATACTCAAGGAACGCCAGCGTATTCACCGAACAGAACATCGCAGGCATAATGAGGAGATTCTGGTCCCTACCACCAGAGAGGAGGGCTGACCCCAAGGCAATTAACGAGTTAATGAGCACACTATCACAGACGGAGAGGGAGATAGTGCAGGAACTAGCCATCAACAGGGAAACCACCGAAGAAAGGATGGTCAGGGACATAGTGGACACACACAACTACGTAAAGAGCACGTACAGGGTGGAGAGGATGGGCATAATAGGCTTCTGTATGGGCGGCGGCCTAGCCTTTGAGGCATCGACGAGGGCGCCCTTCGACGCATCGGTTATTTACTACGGAAGGAACCCCAGGAACATAAACGACATCGCCAAAATCAAGGGGGCAATACTGACCATTTACGCCAGTGAGGACCCAGCCATAAACCAGGGAATACCAGACCTAATAAAGGCTGTGCTCACCCACAAACCCAGGTTCGAAATGGCCTTCTACCCAGGCACGTACCACGCCTTCGCCACCGAGGGCGGGCCCGCATACAACGAGGTGGCCGCGAAGGATGCTTGGGAAAGGACGGTTAACTTCTTCAGGAAGCACCTGGGTTGA
- a CDS encoding AAA family ATPase, whose amino-acid sequence MEVLFDLRPKNTRSDLFDREVELGRFVEYVGGLGLPITLVLGFRRVGKSSLILVAIREMGLPSIYIDLRKFEERQYLSYRDFILELQHEVNNLTSRFPGLLDFLRNISGVSIMGNQVLFSWKSSNRASLSSLLDALNDWASNGVVIVLDEAPELVKARGFNVLPVFAYAYDNLRKVRFIISGSKMGLLYRFLRIRDPESPLFGRAMDIVELSPFTRDQVAEFLRRGFEELGIEFRDFDAVYEELGGIPGWLTYFGLRYYEYRDLDKAINETMSYATALIMQEFHNFLTDKAAAKDRYLAIMRIVARECAGWGEIKNGLEVALGMEVSDSRISEYLRQLLDSAWIIKVGNKYCPAEPLIGAAFRT is encoded by the coding sequence GTGGAAGTGCTCTTTGATCTACGGCCGAAGAACACCAGGTCTGATCTCTTCGATAGGGAGGTTGAGCTTGGCAGGTTCGTTGAGTATGTCGGTGGGTTGGGTTTACCCATTACCCTGGTTCTTGGCTTCCGTAGGGTCGGTAAGTCCTCCTTAATACTCGTGGCCATCAGGGAGATGGGTCTCCCATCGATATACATCGACCTAAGGAAGTTTGAGGAGAGGCAATACCTGTCATATAGGGACTTCATCCTTGAGCTCCAACACGAGGTTAACAACCTCACCAGTAGGTTTCCTGGACTACTCGACTTCCTTAGGAACATAAGTGGCGTTAGCATCATGGGCAATCAAGTACTCTTCTCCTGGAAGAGCAGTAACAGGGCTTCCCTCTCCTCATTACTCGACGCCCTAAATGATTGGGCTAGTAACGGCGTTGTCATCGTCCTTGATGAGGCCCCGGAGCTCGTTAAGGCGAGAGGCTTCAACGTACTGCCAGTCTTCGCCTACGCATATGACAACCTGAGGAAGGTTAGGTTCATAATAAGCGGCTCAAAAATGGGGCTCCTTTACAGGTTCCTTAGGATTAGGGACCCCGAATCACCACTCTTCGGCAGGGCAATGGACATTGTGGAGTTATCGCCCTTCACCAGGGACCAAGTGGCTGAATTCCTTAGGCGGGGTTTCGAGGAGTTGGGTATTGAATTTAGGGATTTTGACGCCGTGTATGAGGAGCTCGGTGGCATCCCGGGCTGGCTCACGTACTTTGGCCTTAGGTACTACGAATATAGGGATCTGGACAAGGCGATTAATGAGACCATGAGCTACGCAACAGCGTTGATAATGCAGGAATTCCATAACTTCCTAACCGATAAGGCGGCCGCGAAGGATAGGTACCTGGCAATAATGAGGATTGTGGCCAGGGAATGCGCGGGTTGGGGCGAGATAAAGAACGGGCTTGAGGTGGCGCTCGGCATGGAGGTAAGCGACTCAAGGATAAGCGAGTACCTAAGGCAATTGCTCGACTCGGCCTGGATAATCAAGGTGGGCAATAAGTACTGCCCAGCCGAGCCATTGATAGGCGCGGCATTCAGGACCTGA
- a CDS encoding beta-CASP ribonuclease aCPSF1, whose product MPSLKDEMEKKIMEILPSEAKFSRVEFEGPNVIIYVMNPRYVMEHSEYIKTLAKELKKYIIIRGDPKVRIREVDKLKKTIIDMVTKSVGSNVIDDIVVDEPTGEVYVYLKKPVRERSKLEKEILAETGWKPWIIATALEMGAGLPRSDIDAVKQIQLATAKDRLEFLKRLGMRIHREPIYRDARITVTGLGAQMEVGRSAILVRTKESSILLDCGVKPSSSGDEAPLIDDLDLDTLDAVVITHAHMDHIGYVPYLFKYGYKGPVYMTEPTKYLMEVLLTDYIEQAESEGRVPPYSRQDLAQALYHTITLNYADHPTDISPDTKLMLFDAGHEVGSSVVHLHIGNGLYNIIYTGDMKYGPTRLLNPAHNKFKRAELLIMESTYGGKEDIQTPRQESEQKLVELVGHTVEHDGKVLIPVFSTGRAQEILLVLNEAINNKQLPKVPIYVDGMVLETLNVHLMFPDYLNRTLRELIYDGVNPFLSEYVKPIERARDPEKRKEQVMEILQGPPAVILAPHGMLNGGPIMDYFVHAAEDERNLLLFVSYQAENTIGRKIQQGERKLTVRYYSDKVTLDVKMKVDSIPGFSGHSDRRQLLNYVRNMEPKPHRVMLVHGEPSKIMNLALTLELQLKIPTIFMNNGETVRLI is encoded by the coding sequence ATGCCCTCCTTAAAGGATGAAATGGAGAAGAAGATTATGGAAATTCTTCCTTCGGAGGCTAAGTTCTCCAGGGTTGAGTTTGAGGGTCCCAACGTAATTATCTACGTAATGAACCCTAGGTACGTCATGGAACACAGTGAGTACATCAAGACCCTTGCCAAGGAATTGAAGAAGTACATAATCATTAGGGGTGATCCAAAGGTTAGGATTAGGGAGGTTGATAAATTGAAGAAGACCATTATAGACATGGTTACGAAGAGTGTTGGGTCCAACGTAATTGATGACATTGTGGTTGATGAACCAACTGGTGAGGTCTATGTTTACCTGAAGAAGCCTGTTAGGGAGAGGAGTAAGTTGGAGAAGGAGATATTGGCTGAGACTGGTTGGAAGCCCTGGATAATAGCCACAGCCCTAGAAATGGGCGCTGGGCTGCCTAGGTCGGATATTGATGCCGTTAAGCAGATACAGTTGGCCACGGCTAAGGACAGGCTCGAATTCCTTAAGAGACTGGGCATGAGGATCCATAGGGAGCCCATTTACAGAGATGCCAGGATAACGGTGACCGGGCTCGGGGCCCAAATGGAGGTTGGTAGGAGCGCCATACTCGTCAGAACCAAGGAAAGCTCGATACTGCTTGACTGCGGTGTTAAGCCCTCGAGTTCAGGCGACGAGGCTCCTTTAATTGACGACCTCGATCTGGATACCTTGGACGCAGTAGTCATCACCCACGCGCACATGGACCACATAGGTTATGTGCCGTACCTATTCAAGTATGGTTATAAGGGGCCTGTCTACATGACTGAGCCGACTAAGTACCTAATGGAGGTATTGCTGACTGACTATATTGAGCAGGCGGAGTCTGAGGGTAGGGTGCCGCCGTACAGTAGGCAGGACCTCGCCCAAGCCCTTTACCACACAATAACCCTCAACTACGCGGACCACCCGACGGATATCTCGCCGGACACGAAGCTCATGCTCTTTGATGCTGGGCATGAGGTCGGCTCGTCCGTGGTTCACCTACACATTGGTAATGGCCTATACAACATCATTTACACGGGTGATATGAAGTATGGACCAACGAGGCTATTGAACCCAGCCCACAATAAGTTCAAGAGGGCCGAGCTACTCATCATGGAAAGCACGTATGGCGGTAAGGAGGATATTCAAACACCGAGGCAGGAAAGCGAGCAGAAGCTTGTGGAGCTTGTTGGGCATACGGTTGAGCATGATGGTAAGGTGTTAATACCGGTCTTCAGCACGGGTAGGGCCCAGGAAATACTCCTGGTGCTTAATGAAGCCATTAATAATAAGCAGTTGCCGAAGGTGCCCATTTACGTTGATGGCATGGTCCTCGAGACACTGAACGTGCACCTAATGTTCCCTGACTACCTGAACAGGACCCTTAGGGAATTGATATATGATGGCGTGAACCCGTTCCTCAGCGAGTACGTTAAGCCAATCGAGAGGGCAAGGGACCCCGAGAAGCGTAAGGAGCAGGTCATGGAGATACTCCAGGGACCACCGGCCGTGATACTGGCACCACACGGCATGCTTAATGGAGGCCCAATAATGGATTACTTCGTGCATGCGGCTGAGGATGAGAGAAACCTGCTGTTATTTGTCTCGTACCAGGCGGAGAATACCATTGGTAGGAAGATCCAGCAGGGCGAGAGGAAGTTGACGGTTAGGTACTACTCGGATAAGGTCACTCTGGACGTCAAGATGAAGGTTGACTCAATACCCGGGTTCTCCGGGCATAGTGACAGAAGGCAGTTGCTTAATTACGTGAGGAACATGGAGCCTAAGCCACATAGGGTGATGCTTGTTCACGGCGAACCCTCCAAGATAATGAACCTAGCGCTTACCCTGGAGCTTCAATTGAAGATACCAA